GCTGTCGATCGAACACGTGGCGACGGAAGCCGGGTTCGGTTCGGTCACCGCGTTTCGCGAACGCTTCGCGCGTATCGTCGGCACGTCGCCGCAGCGCTATCGGCAGGCATTCCGCGCGCGCGCCGATGCGTGACCTTCAGCGGGCTCGGCCCCCGAACCCACCGCTCCCGCTCGCGCCAACCGGACCCGACCGATGACCCGCATCCGCAATCCCCTGAACATCGCGCAGCTCCAGGCATTCGTCTCCGCCGCGCACCTGAAGAGCCTGCGCGCCGCCGCGCGCGAGCTCGGTGTCACGCAGCCGGCAATCACGCACACGATCCGCGAGCTCGAAACGGCGCTCAACGCGGAGCTGCTCGTGCGCAGCGTGCGCGGCGTCGAGCTGACCGCCTGCGGCGCGGCGCTGCTGCCGCGCGCCGAGCAGTTGCTCGGCGACGTCCGCCGCACGGTCGAGGCCGTCGAGCAGGTGAAAGGCGAGATGTCGGGCCGCGTCGCGGTCGGCACGATGCCGTCGATCGCGCTGACCGCGTTGCCGCACGCGGTGACGGCGTTTCGCCGGTCGATGCCGAACGTCAGCCTGCATCTCGAGGAAATGACGGTGCCGGACGCGCTCGCGCAACTGCGCAACGGCACGCTCGACATCGCTGCGATGCACCATGTGCCCGCGCTCGACCGCGATTTCACGCAATTGCCGCTGCTGTCGACCGAATTCACGATCGTGATGCGCGACGGTCATCCGCTCGCGCAGGCGCGCCGGTTAGAGGAATTGCTCGACGCGGAGTGGATCGTCACCGTCGGCGCCGAGCAGTTCCCGCACAGCGTGATGGTCGGGATGTTCGAGGCGCACGGGCTGCCGCTGCCGAAACGTCTGCTGCGCTCGCCGATGTCGTTCGCGGTGACGCTCGGGCTCGTCGCGCGCTCGGACGTGATCGGCTGCTTCACGCGCCCGCTCGCCGCGATGGTCGCGCCGCTCGGCATCCGCACGGCCGAACTCGACGAAAGCATGCCGCGCTTCGACCTGTCGATCATCGCGCGGCGCGACCTGCTGCCCACGCCCGCCGTGTCGCACTTCGTCACGTGCCTGCAGCGCGCGGTCAACGAAACGCTCGGCTGAATCGTTCCTGTGTGTGAAACGGCGGCGCATCCGACGCGCCGCCGCCGGGCCCGGTATCGGGGCTTGTCCTAGGCGCCCTGCCGGTATTTTGTCTTGATAATCTTGCGCACGTCGCGCGCCCCCATCGGGCGGGCGAAACGGACTGTCCGACGCGAAGCCGCGGCGGGCCGAAGGCTTACGGCGCGGCACAACCGCGCACCCATCGAACAAAACGAGGAGTCACCGAGTGAAAAAGATTCTTGCGGCTGTGACCGTGGCCCTGCTCGCCGTATCGGCCGGCAGTGCATACGCGAAGGACTGGTCGACCGTGCGGTTCGGCGTCGACGCAAGCTACCCGCCTTTCGAATCGAAAGGCGCCGACGGCAAGGTGGTCGGCTTCGACGTGGATCTCGGCAACGAGATCTGCCGCCGCATCAACGCGAAATGCGTGTGGATCGAAAACGACTTCGACGGGATGATCCCGGCGCTGAAGGCCCGCAAGTTCGACGGCGTGCTGTCGTCGATGTCGATGACGCCGGCACGCGCCGAGCAGATCGCGTTCTCGTCGAAGCTGTTCAACACGCCGACGCGCCTCGTCACGAAGAAGGGCGCCGGCCTGCAGCCGACGGCCGAATCGCTGAAGGGCAAGTCGGTCGGCGTCGAGCAGGGCACGATCCAGGAAACCTACGCGAAGGCGCACTGGGCGTCGAAGGGCGTGAACATCGTGCCTTACCAGAACCAGGACCAGGTCTACGCCGACCTGATCTCCGGCCGTCTGGACGGCGCGCTGCAGGACGCGGTGCAAGCCGAGATCGGCTTCCTGAAGACGCCGCGCGGCGCGAACTTCGACTTCGCCGGCAAGGACCTCGACGATCCGAAGACGCTCGGCAACGGCGCCGGCATCGGCCTGCGCAAGGAAGACACCGACCTGAAGGCGAAGATCGACGGCGCGATCGCCGGCATGCGCAAGGACGGCACGTACGACAAGCTCGCGAAGAAGTACTTCGATTTCGACGTCTACGGCAAGTAATCCGGCCGACCGACGCACGATTCGGCATGATGGAAACGGGCTCCGCAAGGAGCCCGTTTTTTTTGCGCGCGGCGCGGACGACGTTATTTTTTCCGCGCCAACCTGATGATTCTCAACGGAAAACTGCGTGCTCTGGCGCCGGTTTGATGGCGGCGAGGAAGGCAACGTACAATCGATCTTCCACGCACACGGATCATTCGCGGCTGCGCCGCACTCTCCTCATCATGCAAACGCAGACCCATCCGCTGATTTCCCCCGCCGTCGGTACCGAACGCCAGATCACCAGCTTCCACTACGGCCCGCGCGGCGGCAAGAAGGTCTACATCCAGTCGTCGCTGCACGCGGACGAGCTGCCCGGCATGCTGGTCGCCACGCTGCTGCGCCGCAAGATCGCCGCGCTCGAGACGGCCGGCAAGCTGCAAGGCGAAGTCGTCATCGTGCCGGTGCCCAACCCGATCGGCCTGTCGCAACACGTGTTCGGCGATCACCTCGGCCGCTTCGAGCTCGGCTCGATGCAGAACTTCAACCGCAATTTCTACGATCTCGCGGCGCTCGTGCTGCCGCGCGTCGAACACCACCTCA
This is a stretch of genomic DNA from Burkholderia cenocepacia. It encodes these proteins:
- a CDS encoding LysR family transcriptional regulator, translated to MTRIRNPLNIAQLQAFVSAAHLKSLRAAARELGVTQPAITHTIRELETALNAELLVRSVRGVELTACGAALLPRAEQLLGDVRRTVEAVEQVKGEMSGRVAVGTMPSIALTALPHAVTAFRRSMPNVSLHLEEMTVPDALAQLRNGTLDIAAMHHVPALDRDFTQLPLLSTEFTIVMRDGHPLAQARRLEELLDAEWIVTVGAEQFPHSVMVGMFEAHGLPLPKRLLRSPMSFAVTLGLVARSDVIGCFTRPLAAMVAPLGIRTAELDESMPRFDLSIIARRDLLPTPAVSHFVTCLQRAVNETLG
- a CDS encoding ABC transporter substrate-binding protein, which codes for MKKILAAVTVALLAVSAGSAYAKDWSTVRFGVDASYPPFESKGADGKVVGFDVDLGNEICRRINAKCVWIENDFDGMIPALKARKFDGVLSSMSMTPARAEQIAFSSKLFNTPTRLVTKKGAGLQPTAESLKGKSVGVEQGTIQETYAKAHWASKGVNIVPYQNQDQVYADLISGRLDGALQDAVQAEIGFLKTPRGANFDFAGKDLDDPKTLGNGAGIGLRKEDTDLKAKIDGAIAGMRKDGTYDKLAKKYFDFDVYGK